In one Zobellia galactanivorans genomic region, the following are encoded:
- the sucC gene encoding ADP-forming succinate--CoA ligase subunit beta, producing MNLHEYQGKEILASFGVRIQRGIVAHNSKEAVEAAKQLTAETGTGWHVIKAQVHAGGRGKGGGVKLAKNLKEVEEIAGNIIGMNLVTPQTSAAGKKVHQVLVAEDVYYPGDSETNEFYMSVLLNRGTGRNMIMYSTEGGMDIEEVAESTPHLIFTEEIDPATGLLPFQARKIAFNLGLSGTAFKEMTKFVSALYKAYVESDSSMFEINPVLKTSDDKIMAVDAKVSIDDNALFRRKQYAEMRDLREENPIEVEARAVGLNYVDLDGNVGCMVNGAGLAMATMDLIKMAGGEPANFLDVGGTADAKRVEEAFRIILKDEGVKAILINIFGGIVRCDRVAQGVVDAYKNMGDAIKVPIIVRLQGTNAELAKEIIDNSGLAVHSAVQFQEAADKVKEVLS from the coding sequence ATGAATCTTCACGAGTACCAAGGAAAAGAGATTTTGGCCAGTTTCGGTGTGCGCATTCAGCGCGGTATAGTGGCCCATAATTCAAAGGAAGCGGTTGAGGCTGCAAAACAATTGACTGCAGAGACCGGAACCGGATGGCACGTAATAAAGGCCCAGGTACATGCGGGCGGCCGTGGTAAAGGTGGAGGTGTAAAATTGGCCAAAAACCTAAAGGAAGTAGAAGAAATTGCAGGAAACATTATTGGAATGAACCTGGTTACCCCGCAGACATCTGCAGCGGGTAAAAAGGTACATCAAGTTTTGGTCGCCGAAGATGTTTATTATCCAGGTGATAGCGAAACCAATGAGTTCTATATGTCCGTACTTTTGAACAGGGGGACCGGAAGAAACATGATCATGTACTCTACTGAGGGAGGAATGGATATCGAAGAGGTGGCCGAGAGCACTCCACATCTTATTTTTACCGAAGAGATTGATCCTGCTACAGGTCTTTTGCCTTTCCAGGCACGAAAAATAGCCTTTAACCTAGGTCTTTCGGGTACGGCGTTCAAAGAGATGACAAAGTTCGTGTCCGCCTTGTACAAAGCATATGTAGAGAGTGACTCCAGTATGTTCGAAATCAACCCTGTGTTAAAAACATCGGATGATAAGATTATGGCCGTAGATGCCAAAGTGTCTATCGATGACAATGCGCTTTTCCGCAGAAAGCAATATGCCGAAATGCGTGATTTGCGAGAAGAGAACCCTATTGAAGTAGAAGCCCGTGCAGTAGGCCTTAACTATGTTGACCTTGACGGAAACGTAGGTTGTATGGTTAATGGAGCCGGATTGGCAATGGCAACTATGGATTTGATCAAAATGGCAGGTGGTGAGCCCGCTAACTTCTTGGATGTTGGTGGTACGGCCGATGCTAAAAGGGTAGAGGAAGCTTTCCGTATTATCTTAAAGGACGAAGGTGTTAAAGCCATCCTTATCAACATATTCGGAGGTATCGTTCGTTGTGACCGTGTAGCACAAGGTGTTGTTGATGCATATAAGAACATGGGTGACGCTATCAAAGTGCCGATTATTGTTAGACTACAAGGTACTAATGCGGAACTTGCCAAGGAAATTATCGACAACTCTGGTTTGGCCGTACACTCGGCCGTTCAGTTTCAGGAAGCTGCCGATAAGGTTAAGGAAGTTTTGAGTTAG